The genomic region CCGCGCCTCAATGGTTTCCAGGCCACGCGGTCCTTATCCAGGAATCCCGACACTGCGCATATCCCCGTTATTGTCTGCACAGGCAAGGAGCAGGCCACCGACCGGATGTGGGCGTTGCGGCAAGGGGCCAGGGATTGTGTCATCAAGCCTGTGGATGCGGACGAGCTTTTGTCCAAGATTGCGGAGATTTGCTGAGGTGGCCAGACCGAGGATTAATCTGCAGGCTTATCAGCAAGGTATCTTGGAGCGCCTGCAGCATGTCGCGACGGACTCGGGTGCGGCGGACAATGCCAGGCTGGGTATCCATGCCGGGGGGCAGCAATACCTTGTGGCCTTGCGGGATATTAAGGAAGTCTTGCCTGTACCGGAAATCCACGCCGTGCCTCTGGTACAGCCCTGGTTTCTTGGCATGTGCAATATTCGCGGCAACCTGTACGCAGTCACCGATTTGGCCAGGTTTCTGGGGAGCAGGCACCAGCCGGCCGTCATGACGGCCGAAAGCCGGTTGATGCTGGTGCATGATGACTTTGACATCAATGCTGCCTTTCTCATCGACAGCCTGGCCGGGCTGAGAAGTCTTGGGGATTTCAAGCCGCTGGAAATGGTGGCTGATGGGCCATCCTATATCACGTCGCGGCATGAGGACGATCAACATCACCTGTGGGAGGAGCTGAACATGGCCCTCATCCTTGAAAAGCAAGAATTCCTGCAGGTTGCCGCCTGACGGAAAAGGGAGATAGTAATGGCAGTAAGTTTTGCGAGACTCAATCATTTATTCAAGAGAAAAAAAACCAAGGATCAGGCTACGGCGTCTCCACAAGTAGGAAAAGCCAGCCGGGTCTTGGTGGGGGCCTTGCTGCTAGCCATGGTGCTCGCCTTGCTAGGATTGCTATTCAATCAATTGCAGGTGGTGCGTAACAATCAGTTTGCCGACATTGCCACCAGCCTGAAGGTGGCGGCACAGCAGGTGGCGCGTGATGCCGCATTGAGCGCTGGCGGGGAAACTACCGCCAGCGAACGTCTGCGCATTACGCTGGACCAGGCTTTTGCCAGCTTGGCAGCGTTGCGCGAATTGCAGCAGGTAGCCTTGCTGCAAAGCGACGAAGTGACCGGCAGTCTTTTGCGCCTGGAGCAGGTCTGGAGCGAGCTGCGCAGCCAGGCATTGGCATCCGGGGAGCTCGCGCAACTGGCAGCACAGAGCGATCTGGCCGTACAGGCAACGCACCAGGCCTGGCAAGCCTATCTTGATCAAGGCAAGGCAGGATGGTGGCTGGCGTTGTCAGTGATTGCAGGTCTGCTTGCCCTGGCGTTGTTGATTCGCATCGGCTACCAACAGGTTGCAAGTGCGCGCAGCAGGTTTGAGGAAATCGAGCGGACCAACCTCAGCAACCAGGAAGCGATCCTCAACCTGCTGGATGAAATGGGCGATCTGGCGGACGGTGACCTGACAGTAAAGGCAGAGGTGGCAGAAAACATCACTGGCGCGATTGCAGACTCCATCAACTACACCATCGACAGCCTGCGCGACCTGGTGGCCGAAATCAACCGCGCGACAGAGCAAGTGAACCAGGCGACGGCACAGGCACAGGAAACCTCTGCCGAGCTGTTGAAAGCAGCCGAGCTGCAATCGCAGCAAATCACGGATACGGGCGAGGCGGTCAATCATATGACCCAGTCCATCATGCAGGTGTCGAGCAATGCGGAGGAGGCTTCCAAGGTTGCCCGCCGCTCCCTGGACGCGACCAGCCAGGGCACGAGGGCTGTGCAGAATACGATTGCCGGCATGAACGAAATCCGCACCCAGATACAGGAAACCTCGAAGCGCATCAAGCGCCTGGGCGAAAGTTCCCAGGAGATCAGCGAGATCGTCGACCTTATTTCCGACATTACCGAACAGACCAATATCCTGGCCTTGAATGCCGCCATCCAGGCGGCATCTGCTGGCGAGGCTGGCCGCGGCTTTACTGTGGTGGCGGAGGAGGTGCAACGCCTCGCTGAACGTTCTTCTGAGGCGACCAAGCAGATCAGTGCCATCGTGAAAACGATTCAGACCGATACCAATGGCGCCGTGGCCGCGATGGAAAAAAGCACGGAAGGCGTGGTGGAGGGCGCCCGCCTGTCTGATGCGGCAGGCAAGGCGCTGGGCGAAATTGAGAATGTGACCAATAACCTGGCTCGGTTGATTGAGGAAATCTCGAGTGCAACAGAGGCG from Methylobacillus flagellatus KT harbors:
- a CDS encoding response regulator, translated to MTIKKILVVDDSATDRLYLSELLQKAGFEVSTAEDGQDCLEKVSASMPDLVLMDVVMPRLNGFQATRSLSRNPDTAHIPVIVCTGKEQATDRMWALRQGARDCVIKPVDADELLSKIAEIC
- a CDS encoding chemotaxis protein CheW, whose protein sequence is MERLQHVATDSGAADNARLGIHAGGQQYLVALRDIKEVLPVPEIHAVPLVQPWFLGMCNIRGNLYAVTDLARFLGSRHQPAVMTAESRLMLVHDDFDINAAFLIDSLAGLRSLGDFKPLEMVADGPSYITSRHEDDQHHLWEELNMALILEKQEFLQVAA
- a CDS encoding methyl-accepting chemotaxis protein — protein: MAVSFARLNHLFKRKKTKDQATASPQVGKASRVLVGALLLAMVLALLGLLFNQLQVVRNNQFADIATSLKVAAQQVARDAALSAGGETTASERLRITLDQAFASLAALRELQQVALLQSDEVTGSLLRLEQVWSELRSQALASGELAQLAAQSDLAVQATHQAWQAYLDQGKAGWWLALSVIAGLLALALLIRIGYQQVASARSRFEEIERTNLSNQEAILNLLDEMGDLADGDLTVKAEVAENITGAIADSINYTIDSLRDLVAEINRATEQVNQATAQAQETSAELLKAAELQSQQITDTGEAVNHMTQSIMQVSSNAEEASKVARRSLDATSQGTRAVQNTIAGMNEIRTQIQETSKRIKRLGESSQEISEIVDLISDITEQTNILALNAAIQAASAGEAGRGFTVVAEEVQRLAERSSEATKQISAIVKTIQTDTNGAVAAMEKSTEGVVEGARLSDAAGKALGEIENVTNNLARLIEEISSATEAQTKAAATVSMNMQQIQNITSQTSEGTRKTASSIGQLTSLAEELRASVAGFKLN